One region of Diabrotica undecimpunctata isolate CICGRU chromosome 6, icDiaUnde3, whole genome shotgun sequence genomic DNA includes:
- the LOC140444032 gene encoding glycogen synthase kinase-3 beta-like isoform X1 has product MASKNKRGKSKEIMEDDINKFISTLKVRPGKDGSKVTTVVATPGQGPDRPQEVSYTDTKVIGNGSFGVVYQAKLCETSELVAIKKVLQDKRFKNRELQIMRKLEHCNIVKLKYFFYSSGDKKDEVYLNLVLEYIPETVYKVARHYSKSKQTIPISFIKLYMYQLFRSLAYIHSLGICHRDIKPQNLLLDPETGVLKLCDFGSAKHLVKGEPNVSYICSRYYRAPELIFGAIDYTTKIDVWSAGCVLAELLLGQPIFPGDSGVDQLVEIIKVLGTPTKEQIKEMNPNYTEFKFPQIKSHPWQQVFRARTPPEAIDLVSKLLEYTPSSRITPLQACAHNFFNELREPNTRLPNGNDLPPLFNFTEHELSIQPSLNSTLLPRGAQTGQSGQESENNAPDHASSSTASQQMADSASTPIQAAAASSMA; this is encoded by the exons gtaAGGATGGAAGCAAAGTGACTACAGTAGTTGCGACGCCCGGCCAAGGACCAGACAGACCTCAGGAGGTATCATACACTGACACCAAAGTTATCGGCAATGGCAGCTTCGGTGTGGTCTATCAGGCTAAATTGTGCGAAACTTCAGAATTGGTAGCGATTAAGAAAGTACTGCAGGACAAACGGTTTAAG aATCGGGAGTTACAAATCATGCGGAAATTAGAACATTGTAATATAGTGAAACTTAAATATTTCTTTTACTCTAGTGGAGATAAG AAAGACGAGGTGTACCTGAATTTGGTTTTGGAATACATCCCTGAGACGGTATATAAAGTCGCACGACACTACAGCAAATCGAAGCAAACTATACCCATTAGCTTCATCAAG TTATACATGTACCAGTTGTTTCGGTCACTAGCATACATTCACTCTTTAGGGATATGCCATAGGGACATAAAACCGCAAAACTTGTTGTTAGATCCAGAAACTGGAGTTTTAAAATTATGTGATTTTGGAAGTGCAAAACATCTCGTCAAAGGCGAACCGAACGTTTCATACATTTGCAGTCGATATTACAGAGCACCAGAGTTAATATTCGGAGCGATCGATTACACGACAAAAATCGACGTATGGAGCGCTGGGTGCGTTTTGGCCGAACTCCTTCTTGGTCAGCCGATATTCCCGGGAGATTCGGGCGTAGACCAATTGGTAGAAATTATTAAGGTGTTGGGCACACCTACCAAAGAGCAGATTAAAGAGATGAATCCCAACTACACGGAATTCAAGTTTCCTCAAATCAAGTCACATCCTTGGCAACAG GTATTTAGAGCACGAACTCCACCAGAAGCCATTGATCTGGTATCAAAGCTACTAGAATACACACCCTCATCACGAATTACTCCTCTTCAGGCTTGTGCGCATAATTTCTTCAACGAATTGAGAGAACCAAATACTCGCCTGCCTAATGGAAATGACCTACCCCCTTTGTTTAATTTTACTGAACACG aatTAAGTATCCAACCATCACTGAACAGTACGCTTTTGCCTCGAGGAGCTCAGACCGGCCAGAGTGGACAAGAGTCGGAAAATAATGCGCCAGATCACGCGTCTTCATCTACTGCCAGTCAGCAAATGGCCGACTCTGCGTCGACTCCCATCCAAGCAGCGGCGGCGTCCAGTATGGCTTAG
- the LOC140444032 gene encoding protein kinase shaggy-like isoform X2 translates to MSGRPRTTSFAEGNKQAKNPPLGGMKISSKDGSKVTTVVATPGQGPDRPQEVSYTDTKVIGNGSFGVVYQAKLCETSELVAIKKVLQDKRFKNRELQIMRKLEHCNIVKLKYFFYSSGDKKDEVYLNLVLEYIPETVYKVARHYSKSKQTIPISFIKLYMYQLFRSLAYIHSLGICHRDIKPQNLLLDPETGVLKLCDFGSAKHLVKGEPNVSYICSRYYRAPELIFGAIDYTTKIDVWSAGCVLAELLLGQPIFPGDSGVDQLVEIIKVLGTPTKEQIKEMNPNYTEFKFPQIKSHPWQQVFRARTPPEAIDLVSKLLEYTPSSRITPLQACAHNFFNELREPNTRLPNGNDLPPLFNFTEHELSIQPSLNSTLLPRGAQTGQSGQESENNAPDHASSSTASQQMADSASTPIQAAAASSMA, encoded by the exons gtaAGGATGGAAGCAAAGTGACTACAGTAGTTGCGACGCCCGGCCAAGGACCAGACAGACCTCAGGAGGTATCATACACTGACACCAAAGTTATCGGCAATGGCAGCTTCGGTGTGGTCTATCAGGCTAAATTGTGCGAAACTTCAGAATTGGTAGCGATTAAGAAAGTACTGCAGGACAAACGGTTTAAG aATCGGGAGTTACAAATCATGCGGAAATTAGAACATTGTAATATAGTGAAACTTAAATATTTCTTTTACTCTAGTGGAGATAAG AAAGACGAGGTGTACCTGAATTTGGTTTTGGAATACATCCCTGAGACGGTATATAAAGTCGCACGACACTACAGCAAATCGAAGCAAACTATACCCATTAGCTTCATCAAG TTATACATGTACCAGTTGTTTCGGTCACTAGCATACATTCACTCTTTAGGGATATGCCATAGGGACATAAAACCGCAAAACTTGTTGTTAGATCCAGAAACTGGAGTTTTAAAATTATGTGATTTTGGAAGTGCAAAACATCTCGTCAAAGGCGAACCGAACGTTTCATACATTTGCAGTCGATATTACAGAGCACCAGAGTTAATATTCGGAGCGATCGATTACACGACAAAAATCGACGTATGGAGCGCTGGGTGCGTTTTGGCCGAACTCCTTCTTGGTCAGCCGATATTCCCGGGAGATTCGGGCGTAGACCAATTGGTAGAAATTATTAAGGTGTTGGGCACACCTACCAAAGAGCAGATTAAAGAGATGAATCCCAACTACACGGAATTCAAGTTTCCTCAAATCAAGTCACATCCTTGGCAACAG GTATTTAGAGCACGAACTCCACCAGAAGCCATTGATCTGGTATCAAAGCTACTAGAATACACACCCTCATCACGAATTACTCCTCTTCAGGCTTGTGCGCATAATTTCTTCAACGAATTGAGAGAACCAAATACTCGCCTGCCTAATGGAAATGACCTACCCCCTTTGTTTAATTTTACTGAACACG aatTAAGTATCCAACCATCACTGAACAGTACGCTTTTGCCTCGAGGAGCTCAGACCGGCCAGAGTGGACAAGAGTCGGAAAATAATGCGCCAGATCACGCGTCTTCATCTACTGCCAGTCAGCAAATGGCCGACTCTGCGTCGACTCCCATCCAAGCAGCGGCGGCGTCCAGTATGGCTTAG